In Apium graveolens cultivar Ventura unplaced genomic scaffold, ASM990537v1 ctg8570, whole genome shotgun sequence, one genomic interval encodes:
- the LOC141705118 gene encoding protein FAR1-RELATED SEQUENCE 5-like: MCCELTLIVVRSSCGDSSHISRLVGDYVSNGGNSLSESEISVSRFNITHGGHKYYIPKYSGDISKPEVNQSFDSLEKGIEFYKEYGRLSRFNVRLNIEMKDDRDEIILRKYIICGRAGFNDLPRNLDESSSKIVKRRRTISGRCGCKAICVFQRIGPTMNIGTSKSLTLMKEHVGGYGNIGASADAQILLEKFKVLHETCESFYYAYDVDCEGHLTNLFWADATARRNYELNGDVVSFDATFNTNRYNMIFAPFTGVDKHDLCVTFAACLLCHAMKAAVPEVFKATNEYPATKHRLCMWHIIQKSPLKLGNRLCKETDFMEKMKKFIWSSTI, from the exons ATGTGTTGTGAGCTAACTTTGATTGTAGTGC GTTCCAGTTGCGGTGATTCGTCTCATATTAGCCGTTTAGTAGGTGATTATGTATCTAATGGCGGTAACAGTTTATCTGAAAGTGAGATTTCTGTTTCGCGTTTTAATATTACACATGGTGGTCATAAGTATTACATTCCAAAGTATAGTGGTGATATTTCTAAACCAGAGGTTAATCAGAGTTTTGATAGTTTGGAAAAAGGTATTGAATTTTACAAGGAATATGGGAGGTTGTCTAGATTTAATGTGAGGTTGAATATTGAAATGAAAGATGATAGGGATGAaataattttgagaaaatatattATTTGTGGGAGAGCTGGTTTTAATGATCTGCCTAGAAATTTAGATGAAAGTTCTAGTAAAATTGTTAAGCGTAGGAGGACTATTTCAGGGAGGTGCGGATGTAAAGCAATATGTGTTTTCCAACGTATTGGTCCGACAA TGAATATTGGTACTAGTAAATCTCTTACTTTGATGAAGGAACATGTTGGTGGTTATGGCAATATTGGTGCTTCG GCTGATGCACAGATATTGCTGGAAAAGTTTAAAGTTTTACATGAGACATGTGAATCATTTTATTATGCATATGATGTTGATTGTGAGGGTCATTTAACGAATCTTTTTTGGGCTGATGCTACTGCTAGAAGAAATTATGAATTAAATGGAGATGTTGTATCCTTTGATGCTACATTTAATACAAATCG GTATAACATGATCTTTGCTCCTTTTACCGGTGTGGATAAACATGATCTATGTGTCACATTTGCTGCATGTCTTCTT TGTCATGCAATGAAAGCTGCTGTTCCTGAAGTTTTTAAAGCAACCAATGAATATCCTGCCACTAAGCATCGTTTATGCATGTGGCATATAATCCAGAAATCCCCTCTTAAG CTTGGCAATCGATTGTGTAAGGAAACTGACTTTatggagaagatgaagaaatttatCTGGTCTTCAACTATTTAG